AGACTGTTGCGGTGGAACTCCTTGGACTTGCCCGTGACAACGGAATCCCAGCACCCGATGCCGTGTTTCAGCCCGAAGAGACAGAGGCGACCAGCGAGCGGTCAGAAATTCGCCTCATCGCAGAGAAGACCGAGGAGGTCTGGAGACAGGCGAAACCATTCGTGACCGACTGCTTCAGTCTCAAGCGCGGCCAGAATTGGCAGATACACGAGAATGCCTTCTGGGAACAGCATACGTACATGGGGATGCGTGAGGACATGTACGCCCGTGGTGGACATCGTTCGTTTATACACGATACGTCTCGCACCTATGATGAGACGCCCACCGGCTCAACTCACCGCTACCAGCTAGGCAAGCTCAGCGTCGAAGAAATCCGCTCGATGCTTCGGAATACGACCCGAATGCTCATCGCCCGTGCCCGGCACAACTCCGAACTGGTCGGCAAGCTCTGGGCGGCCATCGACGTGACCAAGGGATTCGAGTTCACGGGCGACCTCGATGGCTACGAGGATGAGATTCTCGGGTATTCCGATGGGAAACCGTACTACCAGTGGGCGGTCATCAAACTCGTCGGCTTCGACATCCCGCTCATCCTTGACGCCATTCCTCGCGTAAGAGGGCAGTCAAAGGACGAAATCGTAGACGAGTTACTGACTCACGCGACAGACATGGTGGACGACCTCGACCTCGTAATGATGGACAGGGAGTTCGATAGCGCGGGCGTCAAGGACACCTGTGAGACTCATGGCGTCCACTACCTCAATCCGACGCGCATCTTTAATGGGAGTGACGAGGCGGCCACTATCGACTGGATGCTCCGCAACGACGAATACTTCCACGTCACTGAGGAGGACACGCCAGACGGAGTGCCCTCTCGGAAGCAGATTTACCTTCCAAAGCGAACCGGCTCAGACGAGGATGTTTCGGAGGAGAGCGAAGCAGAGACCGAGGGAGAGGAGGTTTCAGATGTGCGGCAGGAGATGCTTGACGAGTGGGGTTTCGAGAACGATGATTTGGATGAGGGCACGGAATCCCCGTTTGCTCGGCTCCTCGCGGACATCCGTCGTGACGAAGAAACTCGCAAGCGCCTAGCGACTACCAAGGATGACAAAGCGAGGGAAGGCCCCGGCATCGTCGTGTTCGAGACGAATCACCCGTATGTGACAGCACAAGACGCCGACGGCCAGCGGATGGATGGGAAAGCGTTCATCCACATGGTTGAGCGGATGGTACGTCGTTATCGGCATCGCTGGGGTATCGAGAACGGTTTCAAGAAGCTCAAGCACTTCATGGTGCGGACGACCTCGAAGGAGCGCAACTATCGGTTCTTCAACTTCGCGTTCGCGTGCGTGCTGTACAACGTGTGGCGGTTGGTTGACTTACTGGTGAAGCTCGCACTCGAAGGCGAGAATAGTGCGTACAAACCGCGTGTTGACGCGAATCAGTTCCTCACAGTGGCGAAGAAATACTACGGACTCGACCCGCCTGACTAACCAAGAGTCGCTCCGTGACCGCCCGCTTGTGAGCGGCGGCACTGTCTTACGCCCTTTCATTTCGGTTCATTTCTGGGTGACTTTGAGATGACGACCCGAATCCGGTTACACCTCCATTTACCACGGTGGCTCAGAGTACAGAAGAAAGGGCTATCCTACCGATTATTTGGGCACCTAGCCGACCTCAGGTGGTCCGAATCGAACCGCTCGGTCAGTGAATCGCGATTTCCGTCTCGGAGTCGTCGGTGGCGAACAGTTCCTTCGCGTGCTCCGCTATCTCGCCCGATTCCTCGTAGTTCTCCATCAGCACCGTCTCGCTGGGGAACAGTTCCTCGCCGACGACCAGACCGTGTTCTCGGGCGGTCGAACCGGTCACGGTCAGGTAGACGCCGACGCCGTCCTCGGCGATAGCGGCCTCCTCTTCTTCGTCCTCGACGGGATACGAGAAGTCCAGCGATTCGGTGTTTCGCGTGCCGAGGACGGCCTCCACGAGTCGCTCGTAGCGCGGCGAGATACAGAGCGGGCCTTCGTAGTTAGCGAGAAAGTCACGCGTCGGCTGTTCGCCCTGCGGGAGCGACTCGGGTGTCGCCATCAGCGTGTGGTACACCGTATCGCCCATCCCGGCGACGACTCGAACGTCCGTGTCGTGGGGGTCGATACGGGCGTTCACGTCGGCAATTCTCGTCAGCGGGTCCGGACGGAGTCCGACGACCTCTTCCAGAACGAGGTCCGCACTGTCGAACCCGAGCGCGAACTCGTGCTTGCGGAGCGCACGAAACGGTTCCTCACGGCCGACGAGTCGAAGATTCACGTCGCCGACAGGCACCGTGACGCTGTCGAAGACGATACGCCGCGGTTTGCCCGCTCGGTCGTCACAGAGTACCGTGAAGTCGGGCTTGGTCTCCTCTTCCGGCGTGCTGTAGTCCGCGAGGCGTTCGTACGCGCCGTGCTCGGCCACCTGCGAGCCTTTCGTCACTGCCTTCTCGTAACGGAGCGTCGAGATGATTTCGTCGGCGACCTGCTGGGCGTCACCCTCGTCGGCGACGCGCTGGAGGACTGCCTCCAGTGGCCGCCCCTTGCGCGG
The sequence above is a segment of the Halorussus halophilus genome. Coding sequences within it:
- a CDS encoding transposase — protein: MALDYGFYKCDIGVDGRPIGGSLCPRPPRQSRLWEMWNKKFTDDHRDFCKTVAVELLGLARDNGIPAPDAVFQPEETEATSERSEIRLIAEKTEEVWRQAKPFVTDCFSLKRGQNWQIHENAFWEQHTYMGMREDMYARGGHRSFIHDTSRTYDETPTGSTHRYQLGKLSVEEIRSMLRNTTRMLIARARHNSELVGKLWAAIDVTKGFEFTGDLDGYEDEILGYSDGKPYYQWAVIKLVGFDIPLILDAIPRVRGQSKDEIVDELLTHATDMVDDLDLVMMDREFDSAGVKDTCETHGVHYLNPTRIFNGSDEAATIDWMLRNDEYFHVTEEDTPDGVPSRKQIYLPKRTGSDEDVSEESEAETEGEEVSDVRQEMLDEWGFENDDLDEGTESPFARLLADIRRDEETRKRLATTKDDKAREGPGIVVFETNHPYVTAQDADGQRMDGKAFIHMVERMVRRYRHRWGIENGFKKLKHFMVRTTSKERNYRFFNFAFACVLYNVWRLVDLLVKLALEGENSAYKPRVDANQFLTVAKKYYGLDPPD